Part of the Elusimicrobiota bacterium genome is shown below.
AACCCCGCCCCAGAGCGGTCGACCAATAAACCGGAAACGTCCCCGTTCCCAGAGTCAGGCTGTAATTCACCACGGGGCGCCCCCCCACCCAAGTGACGGTCCCCCGGACCACATCGGACATTTCGTCTCCGCCGGTCAGAATTAGCGTCGGATCGACCGTCCCGGCCAAACACCGCGGGGCCGCTCCGGCCTGCTCGTATCGGCCCGAAACGTTCGGGTTGTCCTGCCATTCAAACGGCCGATACGCCATCGGATAGACGTCGCCGAAATCCAAATCGTTGTTCCCGCTGTCATAGGCCGAACCGTACGTGCGGTCGATGCCGCCGGTGCTGGAATACCGGACGAACTGCTCGCCCCGTCGCAACCCCGTCCCGCCGCCTTGAATCGGCGTCCCTTCGGAAAACCCGGGGTCCATGCCCACGCCGCGGCTCCACCCCACCCGGTCGTAGACCAGTCCCAACGCGGTGTCGTACAACTCCAACGCCCCCGCCCCTTCCGCCTCCGGCGTCGTCCCCCCGATTCCGTCCTCGACCACGGGAAAGATGTTCGGATCCCCCGCGGTGAAATGCCCCCCCGCCGCCAAATCCCAATAATCAAAATTGCTTCCCACCCCCGTGGTCGTCGTGTCCCACACCGCGTGGACCTGACGGGTGATTCCGTTGATGACCACGGGGTTGGTGTTGGCAAAAATCACGTAGGGACGTTCAAAATAGTAAAGGCCGCTGACGGGGGGTTCGTCAATCCAACGCAAATTAATCGGTTTGGCCGCGACGTCCTGCCCGGTTCGACGCTGAAACCGGAGACCCCAGCGCCGCCAGACGGCGTTGGGCAAAGACAGAGTGTAATGGGAGCCGTTCGACCACAGGTTATTCACCTGGGCTTCCGCCAGAAAAATCTCGACGTATTCCTGGTGAAAACCCGAAGTGGTCACGGTGTCCCCACCACCTGGGAGATGACGGGGCCCAGGTGGTACCATATTTTCCCGGACATTTGCCCGGTGCTCCGGGGTTGCAGGGTGAAATTCAATTGAACCGGGGAGTTGGCCGTGGTGATTCGGACGTCCGTGGCGGTTTGGGAGTCCTTGCCGGGGAGGCGCGCCTCAACGCTGTAAAGGCCCGAATACACCTGCAACTCGTAGGTGCCGTCGGATCGGGTGTATTTGCCGTCGTAGTTGCGGTAACTCCCCCCGGAGGAATTGACGTGCGATTGAAGAACATTGATTTGAACCCCCCGCAGGGGGGTCCCGCCCCCGTCCGTGACCGTTCCGCGAAGAACGGCCGGGATTTCAAAATCCAGCCCCACCTGTTTAACTTTGGCCGAAGTGTAGTAGTGCGTGCGGCCGTTTTCGGTCCACACCGTGGTCACGGTAATCCGCCGCATGTTGGTTTCCGGATCGGCGGAGGACGCCACGACCGCGAGGGCTTGACCGGCGCTGTTTTGGATCACCTTTTCGACCAGCGCGTAGGTGATGAAAACGGTGGAACCGACTTGCGTCGTTTCGGGGGGGTAATTCACCAAATCGACGTTCCGGGTCACATCGATGTTCGGGATCGCGGTGAGCGATGTCCCCACCAACAGCCGGTTGATCGGGGAAGCCAACAATTGGTTGAGCTCGCGTTCGGTCAGTTGAGCGGCCGTGGTGCCGGACCGCGACCGGGAAACCCCGACGCTGAGCTTGGAGAAAAACCGGGACCCGACCAGGAACACCGCCGAAATGAGAGCGAACCCCACCAACAATTCGACCAAAGAAAATCCGCTCCCCCGAAGCAATTCGGCGAAGGTGGAGCGTTGGAGCCGCTTTTTGAGTTCGTCCATTGGGGCCTCTTCCAGGCCCTAAAGGCTACCCCCGCGACGACCGGAATTCAAGGGCGGGCGGGGGCCGCGGGAACCGAACGGGCGGAGGTTTTCCTCGCCGGGGACCGCCCCCCGGGGACGCCGGGAACAATTAACCGAAACCCAAGGTCGGATTTAAATCGCTGGAAGGCGCCAAAAGCGCGAAGGAGCGGTGGGAAAATCGTCAGATGGACGCCGACGCCGGTGGGGGCGAGGCCAGGGAGGCCAGGCGGTTGACGAGGAGGCTGATCAAAACGATGAACGAAATGTGGGCGGCCTGTTCGCCCCAGGCGAGCGACGTCCGGTCCGGTCGGGTGGCTTGAATGCCGAGCAAAATGGCCGACACCACGGCGGCCTTGATCAGGGTGTTCCGGCGGGAACCGTAAATGGCCGAGGCGATGGGCGTGAGAGCCAAAATGAGCCAAATGGGATGGAAACTGTCACCCAAGAAATACACCAGGACGCTGTTGACGGCCAGGTTCAGGTACAAACGGATATGGACGTTCACGCCGCGAAGGTCCTGCGAAAGGTTTTTAAAGAAAAAAGGGAAGACCACGTTGTAAAAGACGGTGAAACCGAGGACCCCCGCGCAAACCAGTTGTTCCTTCTCGGGAATCGTGGCCAAAAATATCCCGAGGGTTCCGAGGATGAACGCCAAGGGGGTGGCGTAGGCGCCCACGAGGATGACGCGGCGGTCGGAATTCGAATTTTGCACGGTTGGGTTCATGGGGTGCCGTCCTTCAAAAGGGTTTGCGGTCGCGGCCCGCGGGCGCCGTGGGGGAATTGTAACCTACGCGCGGGGTCCTGGCTAGTCGGCCCCTCCCGCGGGGACGCCCGGGTAGCCCTCCGGGAGCCCATCGATCTGGTATATTATGTCCGCCCCAATACTCAGGAGACCCCTGTGCCGATTTCGCCGAGTTCCCCATTCCCCGCGCCGCGCCCCGCGGCGCTTCCGCGCGCACCGTTGCCCGCTGACGCCGGGTTGTCCCTGATCGAGCTTTCCTTGTCCATGGCCGTCATGGGCTTCCTCGTCATGGGAACCGTATTGGCGTTCCAGTGGGGCCTTCGGGCTTCCTTGAGCGCCCGCCGCCAAATGGCCGGAAACAACCTCCTTCAATCCATTCACACCCGCCTTCTCAACATGGACTTCTACAACGTTTTCGCGGTCAACACCAACAATCCAAATTTCGGCCTTTGGGCCGCGTATCCCGAAAGGACGGCTCTGACCACGCTCCTTCAATCGGCCCAAAACGTTGGTTTCACGGGGTTCACGATCGACGTGACGTTTATGCGGCGGGATTTGTCCGACGCCAACGGCAATGGATTGACAACGGACCTCGTCCCCTTCGCGGACGCCAACGGGGACGGCGTGGACGATTTCGACCCCAACATTCGTTTTTATGACCAAAACGGCGATGGGGATTTCTACGATCGCTACGGCCCCGCCAATATACCGGAGCAACCCGACACCCACATCAAGAAGCTGGACATCGTCCTCTTCAAAGGCAACGCGGCCGTGGCCTCGCGAAAAGACGATCTCCTGTCCCTCGAACAATTCAGCGGGACCGAAAGCGCCTCCTCGGAAGCGGCTTTTTCCCTGCGCGTGGACAACCCCGACAACACCGCGATCCTTTACCGCGCCCTCACCCCCGCCCAAACCAACGCGTTGAATCTTCCCATCGCCAAGTCCTTTCCCGTCGCGCCGACCGCCCTGCGGGCCGACGCGGGCGCGGCGTTGGTCTTCACCGGGCACACCGAGCCGTCGGCCACGGTCCAACTGCACCTCACCAACGCCAGCACCGGGACGGCGCTGGATTCCACCGTCACGGACACGAACGGGGATTTCAATTTTTCCGCGCCGAACCTCACCGGGCAATTGGTGGAAGGACGCAACCGAATCTACGCGCTGACCGTCAAGGGGTCCGGTTTTTCGCCCTACGTCATCAAAGAGTTGGTCTTGGACGGCACCCCCCCCGCCTTCACGGGCGCCGCGCCCACGGGAACCGTCAAAACCCGGTCGCCCCACGTGGGAATTCTTTTTAGGGACGCGACGACGGCCACGACCACCGTGAGCGGCATCGCCGCCGATGCGCTGACCTTCGTGGCCGCGGGAACGACCGTGGCCCACCGGTTCGAGGCGGCCACCGGCAAGTTGGCCTGTCAGGACGCCACCACGTATCTCCCCCCCACCTTTGCGGACGGGGAGAACGTGACGGTGCGCGTGGAAGGGGGCGACAACGCCCATTATAAATCGAGCCACACCTGGACCTTTCACGTCGACATCGACGACAACGACGACACGCCGCCGGTCGTGTTGGCCCGTCAACCCCTGGGCGCCGGCGCTTCCACGATTCCGACCATCGCCTGCCGTCTGGCCGACCCGGACAGCGGGATCGTGCCCCGAAGCCTCGTCTTGACCGTGGACGGAACGGTGGTGTTGAGTTCTTCCACCGCCTTGCCGCTCGGGTTGGGCTACGACGCCGAATCGGGTACTCTTTCCTACACCCCAACGGTTCCCTACGCCGCCGGTTCGTTCCACACCGTTCGGGTTCACGCGGACCATTGGGCCGAAACCCCCGCCGCCGCCGCCAATCGAACCCTCGACCCGGCCACCGACCCGGCCGCTGAATGGTCATTCACATGCGCGCCCTAAGCCGACCGGGCGGATTGACGCTGGTGGAAGTCGTGATCACCGTTGTCGTTTTGGGCATTCTGGCCGTGCCCACCGCTCATTTCATCGCTTCCCTCACCCAGGGGGTGACGAAGGCCTCGGTTCAATCGGCGGGCGGGGATCGGTTGAGAAACGCCGCCACGGCGCTCGAGCACGACGTCGTGGAAATGAATCAAATCAACGTGTCCAGCCCCACGGTCCTTGAGTTTCGGTTGGACAGCAACCGCTTGCCGACGTACAGCCCCGAAGGCGACCCGGACGGCGACGGCGTGCCGAACCTCAAGG
Proteins encoded:
- a CDS encoding carboxypeptidase regulatory-like domain-containing protein: MDELKKRLQRSTFAELLRGSGFSLVELLVGFALISAVFLVGSRFFSKLSVGVSRSRSGTTAAQLTERELNQLLASPINRLLVGTSLTAIPNIDVTRNVDLVNYPPETTQVGSTVFITYALVEKVIQNSAGQALAVVASSADPETNMRRITVTTVWTENGRTHYYTSAKVKQVGLDFEIPAVLRGTVTDGGGTPLRGVQINVLQSHVNSSGGSYRNYDGKYTRSDGTYELQVYSGLYSVEARLPGKDSQTATDVRITTANSPVQLNFTLQPRSTGQMSGKIWYHLGPVISQVVGTP
- a CDS encoding carboxypeptidase regulatory-like domain-containing protein, which gives rise to MPADAGLSLIELSLSMAVMGFLVMGTVLAFQWGLRASLSARRQMAGNNLLQSIHTRLLNMDFYNVFAVNTNNPNFGLWAAYPERTALTTLLQSAQNVGFTGFTIDVTFMRRDLSDANGNGLTTDLVPFADANGDGVDDFDPNIRFYDQNGDGDFYDRYGPANIPEQPDTHIKKLDIVLFKGNAAVASRKDDLLSLEQFSGTESASSEAAFSLRVDNPDNTAILYRALTPAQTNALNLPIAKSFPVAPTALRADAGAALVFTGHTEPSATVQLHLTNASTGTALDSTVTDTNGDFNFSAPNLTGQLVEGRNRIYALTVKGSGFSPYVIKELVLDGTPPAFTGAAPTGTVKTRSPHVGILFRDATTATTTVSGIAADALTFVAAGTTVAHRFEAATGKLACQDATTYLPPTFADGENVTVRVEGGDNAHYKSSHTWTFHVDIDDNDDTPPVVLARQPLGAGASTIPTIACRLADPDSGIVPRSLVLTVDGTVVLSSSTALPLGLGYDAESGTLSYTPTVPYAAGSFHTVRVHADHWAETPAAAANRTLDPATDPAAEWSFTCAP